The Bacteroidales bacterium genomic sequence ACTGACCAGGAGAGAGATTCCATCTTTGCCCGGATAAATGAAGGTTTTATGGTCAGGGATTTAAGATACTTTTTCAGGCTTTCATGGGCATGATCAACCCGGTATCTTTCTGCGCATCCGTTTTGGCAATGGTAATAAAAATATATTTCACCACTTCTTGATCGGCACTTAGAGCCTGTAAGGTTTCGGTTACAGAGGCTACATTTCAGATGACCTCTTAAGGGGAAAATTTTCACTTCGGTTGACTTTAAAATCCATTTTCCATTTCCGGCCATAGAGTGTTCAAATCCTCAAATCTTCAAATCTTCAAATCTCCCAATTTTTCTCAACTCATCGGGTATATTTAGAGAAATATCCGATTAATATAAAAACCAATTGAAATGAATGAAGATAATGTCGTTTTGATTCCAGATGAGCTGATCTTGAGCAAAATCTATCAGATCCGTGACATGAACGTGATGCTTGATATGGACTTAGCAGAATTGTACGGTGTGGAAACCAAACAGTTAAAACGAGCTGTGAGAAGAAACATCAATCGTTTCCCACCTGATTTTATGTTTGAATTATCCCAAAAAGAACTGTTCAATTGGAGGAGTCAATTTGGCACCTCCAATCGGGAAAAGATGGGTTTACGCATTCCTCCATTTGCATTTACCGAATATGGAATTATAATGCTGGCCAGCGTGTTAAACAGTGAAAGAGCCGTACAGGTGAATATCCGGATTGTAAGAATCTTTTTAAAAATGCGGGAAATACTCCTTGCTCATAAGGATTTCATTGAGAATTTCAGGCAAATCGACCATATACTTGCCGAACACGATAATAAGATACTGCTGATCTTCGAGTACCTCAAACAACTTGAGCAGGATAAACAGCAGCAGGATGAACAGGCCAATCGTAAAAGGATCGGTTTTAAACAGGATGTTCAAACCTGACTACGGTTTTTTGAGAACTTAAAATGGAATTAGAAAACAACCGTAGGATTTATTATCTTTATGATGCTAATGGTACAAAACTGCAGAAAACCTATTACGAAGACAACCGCCTGATGGAAACCACCGACTACTCCGGCATGTTTGTTTACAAAGACCAACACATTGACTTCATCCTCACCTCTGAAGGAAGGCTGAAATGGGATGATCACGATGAAATTTTCTATGCCGAATACTTCATCAAGGACCACCTTGGAAATGTAAGATCAGTAGTTTCCTCTGATCCTGAAATTCCTTCCACCATTAATGGCACCGACTACTATCCCTTTGGCATGGAAATTCCTGTATACGGAGATAATGACAACCAGATCAAATACAACTCCAAGGAACTGCAGACCGAAGCCGATCTGGACTGGTACGATTACGGAGCCCGTTTCTATGACCCGGTGCTGGCTAGGTGGCATAGTGTTGATCCGATGGCGGAAAAATCACGAAGATGGTCTCCTTACACCTACTGCATGAATAATCCAATCAGGTTTATCGATCCGGATGGGATGAATGTGGATGGTTATCAAGACTCTCAAGGGAACTATAAATGGTTCGATGGTGAAACAGCCCAATTGATTAATAAAGATAATAAACTTTATTTCCATGTCACTGATAATAAGGAAGTTTATAATATGTTGGAAGCAGGAACACTTGATAATATTCCTGAATTGGGCGATCCTGGAGAGGTAGCACCAGTAGATAATACGACTAATCTTGAAATGTGGTTGGATTCACCCTCTGAAAATTTAGGTGAAAGAGCTCTTAAGGTTGGAGCAGATATTGCCTATTCTATTGTTAACTCCCCTTATACATTATTAGCTGGAGAGTCTTTAGGGGGTACTGAAGCTATTCCACAAGAGAAAATGAATGCTTTTATTGATGTAGGACCTGCTGCAATATCTTTTGGGATGACAAAAACGAAAGAAGTTGTTAAGGTTACTGAAAATTCGCTTAAAGGATTTAACCAGTTTGTTGAAAGAAGCGGTATCACTTTTAGCGGGAAAGGATGGCAACAAAGGGCAAGTGAGCTTTTCAAATCAAATAAAGTCAATCAATCTGCTATAGATGGTTTAAATGTTGGCACTTTCGGAACAGGTGTTGTGGACAAAACTAAGGAAGAACTTGATAAATAAATTAACTATGTATTCTGCTGCAATTTACATTGGAGGAATAGTAAGATGGATACTCAAAGGTTGTAAGACAAATTTGAAAGATGAACTTTCTGGTCGTTTGAATCCTACATGGGGAGGTTCTTACGATTTGGAAAATTTCATTGTTGGGATAATCTTTACCGCTATCATATTAGGTTTAATTATCTGGTTAGTATTTTAAATCCCAAAGAAATTAGACAATAGTCGACTTCGTTATTCAGTTCCAAGCTCTTTCCCTTCCGGGAAAAAGGAATTGTTCTAAATATCAGCTATTTAACATTTCATCCAGCCTTCAAAATTTAGATAATATCCAACTTCGGGGAGCTCCCAGAATCAACCACTTACATGCAAAAATGTAAGTGGTTTTTTGTTTTACGCCAGATT encodes the following:
- a CDS encoding RHS repeat-associated core domain-containing protein gives rise to the protein MELENNRRIYYLYDANGTKLQKTYYEDNRLMETTDYSGMFVYKDQHIDFILTSEGRLKWDDHDEIFYAEYFIKDHLGNVRSVVSSDPEIPSTINGTDYYPFGMEIPVYGDNDNQIKYNSKELQTEADLDWYDYGARFYDPVLARWHSVDPMAEKSRRWSPYTYCMNNPIRFIDPDGMNVDGYQDSQGNYKWFDGETAQLINKDNKLYFHVTDNKEVYNMLEAGTLDNIPELGDPGEVAPVDNTTNLEMWLDSPSENLGERALKVGADIAYSIVNSPYTLLAGESLGGTEAIPQEKMNAFIDVGPAAISFGMTKTKEVVKVTENSLKGFNQFVERSGITFSGKGWQQRASELFKSNKVNQSAIDGLNVGTFGTGVVDKTKEELDK
- a CDS encoding ORF6N domain-containing protein — its product is MNEDNVVLIPDELILSKIYQIRDMNVMLDMDLAELYGVETKQLKRAVRRNINRFPPDFMFELSQKELFNWRSQFGTSNREKMGLRIPPFAFTEYGIIMLASVLNSERAVQVNIRIVRIFLKMREILLAHKDFIENFRQIDHILAEHDNKILLIFEYLKQLEQDKQQQDEQANRKRIGFKQDVQT